The DNA region TTCCTCGGCACCATCGCCTGGCCCGACGCGGTGGCCGGCTGCGCCCTGGTGGTCGAGCGGATGATGCTGCCGCCGGGCGCCGAGCAGTCCCGCCCCCGGGGCGCCTCCGACGCCCAGCTCGCCGAGTGGGTGGCCAACCACCCCCAGCGCGAGGAGGTGCGGATCACCGCCGCGGTGCTGCGCGACGGCCGGAAGGAGATCGCCCTGCGGCTGCGCTCCAAGGACGTCGCCCGCGAGGTGCTGACCGGCCCGGACCTGGTCCCCGGCCTGACCGACGCGCTGCTGGCGACCTTCGCCTAGATCACTTGGGGCAGGACGGCAGCGCGGAGGTCTGCCCGGAGCGGATCTGCTCCAGCGACTTCAGCGCGCCGTCCAGGGTGTCCGTCTTGATCAAGGTCAGCCCGGACGGCACGTTCTTGGTGGCCTCGGCGCAGTTCGAGGACGGGGTGAAGAAGTACTCGGCCCCGGCGTCCCGGGCGGCGATCAGCTTCATCGATATCCCGCCGATCGGGCCGACCTTGCCGTCGTCGTCGATGGTGCCGGTGCCGGCCACGAACTTGCCGCCGGTCAGGTCGCCGCCGGGGGTGAGCTTGTCGATGATGCCGAGCGAGAACATCAGCCCGGCGCTGGGGCCGCCGACGTCCTGCAGGCCGATGTCGATCTGGAACGGGTAGGTGTGCCGGATCCCGGTGCCGATGCCGACCACCGCGAGCTCGGCCCGCTCGGCCGGGGCCTTCGGGTCGAGGTCCTTGGCCCGTACGGTCGGGACGGTGACGTCGGTCCTGGTGCCCGGGGTGGCCGAGCCGTTGCCGGAGGTGTCCTTGGCCCGCGGCACCACGGTGAAGACCACCGACTCGCCGGGCTTGTGCTTGGTGACGCCGGCGACCACCTGGTCGACCGAGTCGACGGCGGTGCCGTCCACGGCGACGATCTGGTCGCCCGCGTGCAGCCGGCCCTCGGCCGGGGCCCCCGCGGTGACCGACTTGACGATCAGTTCGTTGCCGACCGGGACGCCCAGCTGCTTGAGCGCGGCGGTGCGGGCGCTGTCCTCGGAGGAGGCGAACTCCTCGGCGTTCTGCTTCTTGGCGTCGGCGTCCGACTGCCCCTTGGGGTAGACGTTGTCGTGCGGCACCACCAGCACGTCGTCGCGCATCCAGCCGATCACCGCGTTGACCAGGCTGGGCTCGTACTTCGCCCCGGTGACCTGGACGGTGGTCATGTTGAGGTGCCCGGAGGTCCGGTACGAGTCGTGGCCGGTGATGCTGATCACCGGCTTGCCACCCTGGTCGCCGAGCGTGTTGTACGTCGGGCCCGGGCTCATCTCCGTGTACGGCACCTTCATCAGCACCGAGACGCAGAGCAGCGCTATGAGCAGCAGGGTGGCAGCGAGCATCGTCGCGGAGCGGCGTGGCATGCCTCGACAGTACGGGACGCGGGTGACGCGCTGCCCGCCGGGCTACCGGCCGGAGCGCTCCCCGGGGGTGCCGGTGCCGGCGGTGGTGCGTTCCATCGCGGCCATGAAGCGCCGGTGTTCGGCGAGCGAGGCCGGGTCCCCCGTGGCCTTCGGGGCCCGCTGGGCCCAGGCCGCCCAGGCGGCGGCGACCAGGACGGCGACAACCGGAATGATCAACCAGGCGAGCGCACCCATATCAGTACTCCCAGCTCGTCGTGTCTATGAGCAGATTAACCACTCCGGCGGACAACGCGGCCGGCGCCGTCCGGGTTACGGGACGGCCGATCGGCTCACTTCCAGGGAGTATCCGGCCTACCGGATCGAACCCGTTCGAGTGAAGTCACGGCGCGCCTGACCCGAGGGACGCGCTCCGTGTGCACCCGGTTCCGCCGCCCCCGGGTGGGCAGGGGCGCGGTCAGCAGCCGTCGGCGCCGACCCACTCCTCCTCGCCGTCGGCGAACACCTGGTGCTTCCAGATCGGCACCTCGTGCTTGAGGTCGTCGATCAGCCGGCGGGCGGCCGCGAAGGCCTCGCCGCGGTGGGCGCAGGAGACGGCGACGATCACGGCCTTGTCGGTGATCTCCAACCGGCCCACCCGGTGCACCGCGGCGAGCGCCTTGACCGGGAAGTCGGCGACGACCTTCTCGGCGATCCGGCGCATCTCCTCCTCGGCCGTGGGGTGGCAGCTGTACTCCAGCGCGGCGACCGACTTGCCACCGTCGTGGTCCCGGACCGTCCCGACGAAGACGGTGGTGCCGCCGGCCGCGTCGTCGCCGACCGCCTCGTACACCTCGTCCAGCGAGAGCGGGGTGTCGCGGATGGCGAGCAGGCGGATGGGGTCGTGGTTCTCGGACATGACCCCATGATTGCCCATCCGGGGCCGACCCCGGCAAGGGGCTTCCGCATCACGATTACGAAATTTCGCATCGTGAGAATCCGAGAATCACCGCCGCCCGCCCGACCGGTTCCCCGCCCGCTCCGTACACCACGAGCCCGGACTCAGAGGCGCCGCCGCTTACGGGCCCGGCGCACCAGCGCCGCCGTACCGACCAGCGCCACCGTCGCCCCGGCCGCCCCCAGACTGGTCGCGGCCTCCTTGCCGCCCAGCCGGCGCCCCGCCACCGCGTGCTTGCCGGACACCTGCGCCAGCAGCTCGGCCAGCACCTGCTCGTTGGTGAACCCCGGACGCCAGCCCGCCTCGTACAGCCTGCTGCCGGACACCACCCACGGGTACATCGTGTACGCCAGGTCCCCCGCCGGGGCCGGGGTCAGGCCCAGCCGATGCAGCCGCGCCGCCGTCCCGAGCGCCAGCGCGGCCGGCAGCTCCATCCGCCGGATCCCCGACAGCCGCTCCACGTCCTCCTGCTCCAGCCAGCCGTCGCAGCCGACCGTCACCTCACCCTCGACCAGGCCCAGCGCCGCGTACTCCAGCGCCATCGCCAAGTCGTCGACGTGGCAGAACTGCCAGCACGGACGGGAGCCGGCCACCACCAGCAGCCGGGGCGCCTCGAAGTGCCGGGTCAGCACGGTGTCCACCCCGGGGCCCACCACCACCGCCGGGCGCAGCACCGTCACCTGCAGCCCCGGGTGGGCGCGCGGCGCCCGCCGCGCCAGGCGCTCGATCTCCAGCAGGTCCCCGACCAGCGAGGCCTCCTCGGTCGCCCGCAGCTCGGAGTCCTCGGCCAGCGGCACCTCGTTGTCGGCCAGCGCCCCGTAGACCATCGCCGAGGTGCACAACACCACCCGGTGCACCCCGGCGGCCGCGGCCGCGGTCAGCACCGTCTGCGCGCCGCGCACGTTGTAGGCGCTGCGGGCCCGCGGATCGGACTCCATGCCGAAGTCCATCGCCAGGTGCACCACCACGTCGACCCCGGCCAGCCGCTCGGCCACCGCCGGATCCCGCACGTCCAGCACCCGCCACTGCACGCCCGCGACCTCACCGCGCCGGTCGTCCACCGCCAGCACCCTGCGCACGTGCGGCGAGGCCACCAGCCGGGCGGCGACCCGCTCGCCCAGCGCACCCGCCGCACCGGTGACGGCCACGGTCAACGGCCGCCCCCCGTAGGCTGGAGGCGGCGACACCGTGGTGTCCGGGTCGTCCTCTCCTGCGGTCAGCCCAGAGCGAACGTCCGAAGGCGGGGAACTCACCGGCCATCCTCCACGGTTAGCTTATGTGCGTACGGACGTGTGTCACGTACGTCCATCCTGCCCGAGGCGAAGGCCCGGCGGTGCACCCGGCGCGGGCCTTGCGCGCGGGAGCCGCCCACGAGTCCCCCGCTCCACCGGACCCCCGGGCGGGCAGCACTTCCCGCCACACCCGCATGACGGCCGACCGGATCGAGGACCCCGTGAGCGACCTTCCCTTCGGATTCGGCGTTCCGCCCGAGGAGCCCGAGGACGGCAAGGCCAAGCCCGACGACGCGCAGAAGAAGGAGCAGGGCCAGGAAGGCACCGGCGGCCCGCAGCCGTTCGGCTTCGGAACCGGCAACCCCTTCGGCGCGATGTTCGGCATGCCCGGCACCCCGGGCGGCCCCGGCGGCGCCGGAGCCGACAACCCCTTCGCCGCGATGTTCGGCGGCCTCAACCCCGGCGACCTCGGCGCCGCCTTCCAGCAGCTCGGGCAGATGCTCTCCTTCGAGGGCGGCCCGGTGAACTGGGAACTCGCCCAGAACATCGCCCGGCAGACCGTCGTCGCCGAACCCGCCGAGGGCAAGAGCAAGGACCGCTCGGTCGGCGCCGCCGAACGCGCCGCCGTCGAGGAGGCCGTGCGCCTGGCCGACCTGTGGCTCGACGGCGTCACCGAGTTCCCCTCCGGCGCCGGCACCGCCGTCGCCTGGAGCCGCGCCGAATGGATCGAGGCCACCCTCCCGGTCTGGAAGGACCTCGTCGACCCGGTCGCCGAGCGCGTCGGCACCGCCATGGGCGGCGTCCTGCCCGAGGAGATGCAGGCCATGGCCGGCCCGCTGATGGGCATGATGCGCTCCATGGGCGGCGCCATGTTCGGCACCCAGATCGGCCAGGCGCTCGGCGCCCTGGCCGGCGAGGTCGTCGGCTCCACCGACGTCGGCCTGCCGCTCGCCCCGGCCGGCAAGGCCGCCCTGCTGCCGCAGAACGTCGCCGAGTTCGGCGAGGGCCTGAACGTGCCCGCCGAGGAGGTCCGGCTCTACCTCGCCCTGCGCGAGGCCGCCCACCAGCGGCTCTTCGCCCACGTGCCGTGGCTGCGGGCCCACCTGCTCGGCGCCGTCGAGGCCTACGCCCGCGGCATCAAGGTCGACACCTCCCGCATGGAGGAACTCGTCGGCCAGCTCGACCCGAGCAACCCGGAGGCCCTCCAGGAGGCCCTCGCCGGCGGCCTGCTCCAGCCCGAGGACACCCCCGAGCAGAAGGCCGCGCTCGCCCGCCTGGAGACCGCGCTCGCGCTGGTCGAGGGCTGGGTCGACGCCGTCGTCCACGCCGCCGCCCAACCCCACCTGCCGCAGGCCGGCGCGCTGCGCGAGACCGTCCGCCGCCGCCGCGCCGCCGGCGGGCCCGCCGAGCAGACCTTCGCCACCCTGGTCGGCCTGGAGCTGCGCCCGCGCCGACTGCGCGACGCCGCCCGGCTGTGGGCGCTGCTCGCCGACGCGCGCGGCGTCGAGGGCCGCGACGCGCTCTGGGAGCACCCCGACATGCTGCCCACCGCCGCCGACCTGGACGACCCCGACGCCTTCGTGCACCGCGGCAGCGGCGACCTGGAGGGCGGATTCGACTTCGACGCCCTCGACAGGCTGCTGGGCGAAGCCGCGGCCGGCAAGCCCGACCTCACCAAGGACGACCAGCCGAAGACCGACGAGAACGGCACCGACGGAAAGGACGAGCCCACCGCATGACGGCCACCGGGACGGGCACGTCCACCCTGCACGCGGACGCCGTCCGCACCCTGACCGACTGGCGGCCCACCGACCAGGACCAGGAACAGCTCCGGCTCGACTACCTCGCGCACCTGGCCGAGCAGCCCGAGGGCCTGTACCGGTCCTGCCTGCCCGCCCACATCACGGCGAGCGCGGCCGTCGTCGACCCGGTCGCCGGACGGGTGCTGCTCACCCTGCACCCCAAGGTCGGCAGGTGGCTGCAGATGGGCGGGCACTGCGAGCTCGGCGACGCCGACCTCGCTTCCGCCGCGCTGCGCGAGGCCGTCGAGGAGTCCGGCATCCCCGACCTCACCCTGCTGCGGGAGAACGACTCCCCCGTGCCCGCCAAGCTGGACCGCCACCAGGTCCGCTGCACCGGCAAGGACCGGCCGGAGAACACCCACCTGGACGTCCAGTACATCGCGCTGGCCCCGGCCGGGGCGCAGGCGCTGATCAGCGAGGAGTCGCTGGACCTGCGCTGGTTCGACTACGACCGGCTTCCGGAGCTCACCGACCACTCGGTGCGCGACCTGGTCGCCCGGGCCCGACGGCTGACCGCCTGACCGACTGAGGTGCGACGCGCCAAGGGGGCGCGGGCCATATCGGCCCGCGCCCCCTTTCGTGTCCCGTCCTCATCACCTGTCGCCATCGTCGCCACCCGTCATCCCGTCGTCCGCGTCGTCACCCGCAGGAAGCCGCCGGATCCGGACCGGGTGCACCGTGCCGGGCCCCCGGAATGTGCGGCAGACGGGCGGCGGACACCACGCCCTCCAGGTAGCCGCGGGCCCGCTCCGTCCGGGGATAGGCCTCCAGCAGCGCCCAGAACGCCGGACCGTGGTCCGGCACCAGCAGGTGCGCCAGCTCGTGCAGCAGCACGTAGTCCAGCACGTACTCCGGCATGCCCTGCAGCCGGTGGGACAGCCGGATCGTCCCCTCGCTGGGGGTGCACGAGCCCCAGCGCGAATTCTGATTGGTCACCCAGCGGACCTGGACGGGCTGGGCACGACCGCCCAGATGGGCCGCCGACAGCTCCCGCGCCCGGGCCATCAGGGCATCGTCCCCGAGGATCCGCCGACGCTCCTGAGCGGCGAGCTTCTCCAGCATCTGTGCGACCCAGCGCTGCTCCTCGGCGTGCGACATCCGAGCCGGAATCAGCACCACGGTGCGATCGCCCTCGCGGTAGGCGGAGACGGTACGACTCCGGCGGGCGCTGCGCCGCACCTCGACCCGGCTGCGGTCGTGTGCCTCCGGGGTCACCAGCCCGGAGGGCGGGTGCTGCGCTCTGGCCTGCTGCTTCTCGTGCTGGCTCTCGCACTGCTTCTCGCGCTGGTCCTCGTCCGGGCGCCCGCGCGTGCTCGGCGCCGCCACCTGCGACCCGGTCGCTGCACGGGCACGCCGACGCGACGCCGATGGATGGGAGTCCCGCTCGGCTGCCATGGCACACGACGTTACCCGGTACCGCTGACAGAAGTCCGGTGCCGTGGCCGAAATCTTTCACGGAGCGATCGGGAACGAAAGACCGACGCGGGGTGTCCGGAAACCGACGTCAGGGCGGATAGCCAGTTATCCACAGGGCTTGCGAACAGATGGTGTGATCATGCCCCCGGACCTGTGGATAACTTTCTGCACGCGGTCGGCACGATGGGGCATGCTGCGGTCAGCCGTCCGGAAACGATCGGAAGGGAGATCGTCGTGCGCCTCGTGCTGAAGCCCGCTCTGTCCCGCAGTTGGCGGGACTCCGAGACCCTGCAGTTCGGCACCATCACCCGGTACGCCGGGGTGCTCGGCAACGCCGACAAGACCCTGTGCGAGTTCCTCGAACTGGTCGACGGAACGCGCGACCGACCCGAGCTGCTGTCCGCCGGCGAGCGGATCGGGCTCGGCCGCGAGCCCACCGACACCCTGCTGAGCGAACTGGAGGAAACCGGACTGCTGGACGACGCGGAAGCGACCGACCGGGCGCTCTCCCGCTTCCCCCGGCCCCACCGGGACCTGCTCGGGCCCGACCTCGCCTCCCTGTCCCTGGTCCACTCCGGCCCCGGCGCCGCACCCGCGGTCCTGGCCCGGCGGGCCGAGACCAGGATCGAGGTGCGCGGCGCGGGCCGGGTCGGCGCCGCCGTCGCGGCGGTGCTCGCCGCCGCCGGTACCGGCACCGTCACCGTGGCCGACAGCGGGCGGGTCCAGCCCGGCGACTGCTCGCCCGCAGGGCTGCCGGCCGCGGACGTCGGGCGGCTGCGCGCGACGGTCGCCCGGGAGACGGTGCAGCGGGCCGCGGGCCGTCCACTGATCCCGGTGCCACGACGGAAATCCGACGACCCGCCGCCCAACTTCGTGGTCCTCGCGCCCAGGGACGGCAGCGCCGCCTTCGCGGGCGGAACGTACGAGGCCCGGCTGCTGCTCCGGGCCGGGGTGCCGCACTTGTACGTGGGCGTGGTCGAGGAGTTCGGCATCATCGGGCCGCTGGTGATCCCGGGCAGGTCCGCCTGCGGGCACTGCCTGGTGCTGCGGCGGGAGGACGAGGACGCGGCCTGGCCGCGGGTCCTGGCCCAGCTGGCGGACAACGGCCCCGGCCGGGCCCGCACACCGGCCTGCGACACCGCCCTGGCGACGGCCGTCGCCGGCCTGGCCGCACTCCACGTCCAGGTGTACCTGGACGGCGGTCGGCCACCGAGCGTCGACGGCTGGTGCGAGGTCTCGGCGGGCGACGGGATGCCCCGCCGCCTGCGGCTACGAGGACACCCGGACTGCGGCTGCCTGTGGCAGCCGCTGCCGCCGGGCTGAGGAGGAGAGGGGAGGAACGAGGGACGCACCGGACACAGGCCCGGCGGCTGCGGGGCTCAGCAGCCGCCCGACCTGAGATCCGGGCCGACACGGGTGGAGCGCCCGGCCAGGTGAGCCCATGGCCAGGTGAGCCCATGGCCAGGTGAGCCCATGGCCAGGTGAGCCCATGGCCAGGTGAGCCCATGGCCAGGTGAGCCCATGGCCAGGTGAGCCCATGGCCCGCGCCCTGCCCTGGGGCAGGGCGCGGGCCGGGAGAAGCGGGAGCCGCTGTTCCGAGGAGCGGGGCGAGGGCTGGAGGTGGGTGGGCAGGCGGCGGGTGAGGCGGGAGGAGGCGGGCGGGTGGGGGGGTGGGGGGGGAGGGGGCGGACCCCCGAAGCGTCAACAATGTGACCAAGGTCACCACTTGCGGGCAATGAGTCTCCACCGGTCCCCCGGTCTCCATTGGACAACCCGAACAAGCCACCAGAGGAGCACCCCATGCGCATCGTGATCAGCGAGTTCATCAGCCTCGACGGCGTCGTACAGGCCCCCGGCGCCCCGCAGGAGGACACCGACGGAGGCTTCGCCCACGGTGGTTGGTCCCACCGGTTCTTCGACCCGGAGACCCTCGGCCCGTTCATCAACGAGGCGATGAGCACCGCCGACGCCCTGCTCTTCGGCCGCCGCACCTGGCAGACCATGGCCGCCGCCTGGCCCGACCGGGCCGGCGACCCGCTCGCCGACCAAATGAACTCGATCAAGAAGTACGTCGTCTCCGACACCCTCGACGAGGCCGACCTCACCTGGGCGAACAGCACCCTCGTCCCCGGCACCGCGGCCGTCGAGTGGGTCCGGCAGCGGCGCGAGGCCGCCGGCGGCGACCTGCTGATCATGGGCAGCCCGACCCTCGTCCGCACCCTCCTGAGCGAGGACCTGGTGGACGAGCTCCGGCTCATGGTGATGCCCGTGCTCCTCGGCGGCGGCAAGTCGCTCTTCCCGACCGACGGCGTGCGGCGCACGCTCGAGCTGGCCTCCACCGCGATCGCCAAGACCGGTGTCCACGCGGCCACTTACCGCCGCGCCGTCGAAGCCGACGCCCCTGGCACCACCGCATGACGCCCGACCCCGCCTGCGCAGGAAGTCGACCCCGCCGACTTCCTGCGCAGGCCGCCCAGAACACCGAGCCTCACCCTGCCTCCCCGCGGCAGACGCCGCGGCGCCGCCCCGCCCGCACCGGCGACCTACCGCAACACCGAGCCCCCCGCCCGCCCCCAGAGTCCTCCCCGGCCCGCCTCACCCTGCGTCCTCCCCGCCGACGGCGCCCGCCGGATCAAGCCGCCCAACTCCCCGCAAAGGGAAGTCACCGCCCGCCGGGCCGCGTGAAATACCGGCGGACGCACTCCGGGAAGCGGGCACAATGGCCTAGTGATGGTGGGCCGTCCGGTGTCGGGGGGCCAGGGGATTGGAGGCCCGGGTGAGCGATCTTCCGCGCAAGGCAGTGACCCGCACGGCACGGCTCGCCGCCCTGCCGCTGGGGATAGCCGGCCGCGCCACGCTCGGACTGGGCAGGCGCATCGGCGGCCGCTCCGCCGAGGTGGTGACGGCCGAGCTCCAGCAGGCCACCGCGGACCAGCTGTTCAAGGTCCTGGGGGAGCTCAAGGGCGGGGCGATGAAGTTCGGGCAGGTGCTGTCCGTCTTCGAGGCCGCGCTGCCCGAGGAGGTCGCCGGACCGTACCGGGCCGCGCTCACCAAGCTGCAGGACGCCGCTCCCCCGATGCCCGCCGCCAAGGTGCACACCGCGCTGGCCCAGCGGCTCGGGGACGGGTGGCGCGAGCTGTTCCTGGAGTTCGACGACCGCCCGGCGGCGGCCGCCTCGATCGGCCAGGTGCACCGGGCGGTCTGGCACGACGGCAGACAGGTCGCGGTCAAGGTGCAGTACCCGGGCGCGGGTGACGCACTGCTCGCCGACCTCTCCCAGCTGAGCCGGGTGGCCTGGCTGCTCGGCCCGCTGATCCCCGGGCTGGACATCAAGCCGCTGATCACCGAACTGCGCGAGCGCGTCTCGGAGGAGCTGGACTACGAGCTGGAGGCGCAGGCCCAGCGTCGGCACGCCGAGGAGTTCGCGGGCGACCCGGACATCGTGGTGCCGGTCGTCGTGGCGCAGGCCGACCAGGTGCTGGTCACCGAGTGGATGGACGGCACCCCGCTGGCCGAGGTGATCGCGAACGGCACCCAGGAGGAGCGTGACCGCGCCGGGCAGCTGCTGGCCCGGTTCCTGTTCGCCGGCCCGTCCCGGACCGGCCTGCTGCACGCGGACCCGCACCCGGGCAACTTCCGGCTGTTGAAGGACGACGGACCGGTCGGCGGCTGGCGCCTGGGTGTGCTGGACTTCGGCACGGTGGACCGGCTGCCGGGCGGGCTGCCCGCGCCGATCGGGGCCTCGCTGCGGATGGCGTTGGACGGGGACGCGGCGGGCGTGCTGAAGATGCTGCGCGAGGAGGGCTTCGTGAAGCCCTCGGTCCAGCTGGACCCGGACGCGGTGCTGGACTACCTGCTGCCGATCATCGAGCCGGCCGCGGTGGACAGCTTCCACTTCACCCGGGCCTGGATGCGAGCCCAGGCGGCCCGGATCGCCGACCCGCGCTCGCCCGCCTACAACCTGGGCAAACAGCTGAACCTGCCGCCCGCGTACCTGCTGATCCACCGGGTGACGCTGAGCACCATCGGGGTGCTGTGCCAGCTGGGCGCCAAGGCACCTTTCCGCGCCGAGATGCTGGAGTGGCTGCCCGAGTTCTCCAATCGGCCGCGCACGACACCGGTCAAGCCGGTCAAGGCCGCAAACGCGGCCAAGCCCACGCAACGCACCCCGGCAACGGCCAGGAAGGCCACCAAGCCCGCCCGCCCCTGAAGGACGGCGGCAAGGACGACGGCAAGGGCGACCGCAAAGGCGACGACTCCCGACCACAACGGCCGCAGGCCGCTCCCCGCGAACGGGGGGCGGCCTGCGGCACGACGGGGGTCAGTCGGATCAGCGGCGGTCGCGCCTACATCAGCGCGACGGCGAGCGCCTTGCGGGCCCGCATGGAGGCCCGCTCGGCCCGCTGCCGGAGCTTGCGGGCCCGGACGACCCGGCTGACGAGGCGTTGCTCCTCGGCCTCCTGGAGCCTGTCTTGCATATGGGCACGGGCCAGGGATTCATGCAGAAGTTGCATCTCGAGAGTCCTGTTCTGGATCTGAAGTTCGGTGGTCTGCTCGGCGCGGACGGTGGGATCGATGGCGGCGGGGGTCATGTGGTGGTCCTGCTCGTGGTGCGTGCTCGGGAATGGGCGGGTGCTGGCCGCTGAGTCGGCCTTGGCGGCGGCGATCCGTACGGACCGGCGGAGGGCGGTGTCCAGCGGGGGCTGCTCTCCCCGGCGGACGGCCCTGACGTGGTCGGCGGGGTTCACGCCATGACCTCGGTCTTGCGCGGACGGCCACGCGGCCGCTTGCGGGCCACGACGACGCCCTGGACGAACAGCTCGCCGCCCCAGACGCCCCACGGCTCGCGGCGCTCGAGGGCGCCGGCCAGGCAGGCCTCCTTCACCGGGCAGGTGCCGCAGAGGGACTTCGCGTACTCGACGTCGGCGGGCGTCTCGGCGAAGAAGACCTCGGGGTCGAAGGCGCGGCAGGGGATGGGGAGACCGAGCGCCTCGGCCTGCTCGATCGAGTTGAGCTGCATGAACGGAACCTCCGGGGGGTCGGCCTGGTCGGCCTTGGTGATCTGGCTTGTCGGCGGTACGGACGGGATGGGCGGCGTGATGACCGTGGACACTGTTGGCGTCTTCCTCGTCTTCTCAGTGGTTCCGGCCCAGTGGACTGGTGGTCTGGGCCGGAGGCCCCGGGGGGCCTGGGTGGTCTTGCGTACCGGACAAAACAGAAGGGCCGCGGATCCCGGTGTGACGGGTTCCGCGGCCCTGGAGGCGCCGACCTGAGGCTGACTCAGGTTCGTTCTCTCCAGGGTTCAGGCCCGCGGAAGGCCCGCATCCGGATGGCCTTGGCGCCGATGAAGGCGGCCGCGGCCTGGTTGATCTGCTGCTCGTTCTGCTTCTGGGCGTTTCCGGCACCGATGACCTGCGCATAGCCGCCATGCATGGCGGCGGCTACGGCCGCCTTCGGTGCCTGGGTCGGTCGCTCATCGCACTCGGGACGCGAAAAGCCGACCGACGCCCAGTCACGGGACAGACCGGTCTCGACAACGGTGCCTTCGACACTCCTGCCGCCCGTGAGGCAAAGATCAGTGTGTCCAAGACCACTGACAACGGAGGCAACGGAGGCGACGGAGACACCGGTGGCGTCGAGACCCAGACCGGTTCCACCGAGCTCGGCGAGCGCCCGCAGACGGGCGGCACGCAGGGAGGCAGCGACAACGGTCTGGCCAGTCATTTTGGTGATCATGATGTTTCCCACTGTCTTCGCCTCCTCTCGGCGTCTCGCGGAGCCTGGTTCCCCTGGCTCCGAATGTTCGGATGTCTGTCTCGGTAAAGCTGTGGGGCGAGGGGAATCGGCACAGGTTTCACCCCGTGCGACCGCGTCCCCTTGACCGCTCCGGCAGGCTATTGCGCTCCCGGTATGCCGCGCAAACTATTTTTCACGCGAGTTCACGCGACGCCATCGACGGCACGATCCGCGCGGTGTTCCGCGGCAGTCCGCGCGGCGTTCCGCAGCGGTCGCCGCGACGTCCCGCGGCGCTCGCCACGACCGTCCGCGGCGGTTGCGAAGTCCCCCGAGCAGTCCCCTGGACCGCGCCCGCGCCGGCTCACGCCGGATCGACCGGACCGTCGTCCTCGACGCCGTCCGGATCCTCCTCGGGCTCCTCCCCCGCGCACAAAGAGAGCACGGCAGCCCCGTACTTGTCCAGCTTCATGGCGCCGACCCCCGAGATCAGGGCCAGTTCCCGGTGGCCGGCGGGCACGTCCTCGGCGATCGCCATCAGCGTCGCGTCGGTGAACACCACGTACGCCGGGACGCCCTGCCCCTTCGCCACCCGGGACCGCCACTCGCGCAGCCGCTCGTACAGCGCCTCGTCCATCGTGGACGGGCAGTCCTCGCAGCGGCGCAGCTTGCGTTCGACGGCGTCGGTGAGCGGCTTGTCGCAGACCCGGCACTTGACCGGGCCGCGGACCCGCCGGGCGGCCGAGCGCTCGCCGGGTTCGACGCTCCCCCGCCCGCCGCGCGCGCCGGTGCGTGCGCCCGGGGCGGTGGAGCCGGGGCGCAGCCCGTCCATGAAGCGGCTGGGCTTGCGGGAGGCGCGGCCGCCCGGGGAGCGGGAGAGGGCCCAGGAGAGGCTGAGGTGTTTGCGGGCGCGGGTGACGCCGACGTAGAGGAGGCGGCGTTCCTCCTCGATCTGTTCGTCGGTCTTGGCGTAGATGATCGGCAGGGTGCCCTCGGTGAGGCCGACGAGGAAGACGGCG from Kitasatospora cathayae includes:
- a CDS encoding ABC1 kinase family protein, which translates into the protein MSDLPRKAVTRTARLAALPLGIAGRATLGLGRRIGGRSAEVVTAELQQATADQLFKVLGELKGGAMKFGQVLSVFEAALPEEVAGPYRAALTKLQDAAPPMPAAKVHTALAQRLGDGWRELFLEFDDRPAAAASIGQVHRAVWHDGRQVAVKVQYPGAGDALLADLSQLSRVAWLLGPLIPGLDIKPLITELRERVSEELDYELEAQAQRRHAEEFAGDPDIVVPVVVAQADQVLVTEWMDGTPLAEVIANGTQEERDRAGQLLARFLFAGPSRTGLLHADPHPGNFRLLKDDGPVGGWRLGVLDFGTVDRLPGGLPAPIGASLRMALDGDAAGVLKMLREEGFVKPSVQLDPDAVLDYLLPIIEPAAVDSFHFTRAWMRAQAARIADPRSPAYNLGKQLNLPPAYLLIHRVTLSTIGVLCQLGAKAPFRAEMLEWLPEFSNRPRTTPVKPVKAANAAKPTQRTPATARKATKPARP
- a CDS encoding TOMM precursor leader peptide-binding protein; the protein is MRLVLKPALSRSWRDSETLQFGTITRYAGVLGNADKTLCEFLELVDGTRDRPELLSAGERIGLGREPTDTLLSELEETGLLDDAEATDRALSRFPRPHRDLLGPDLASLSLVHSGPGAAPAVLARRAETRIEVRGAGRVGAAVAAVLAAAGTGTVTVADSGRVQPGDCSPAGLPAADVGRLRATVARETVQRAAGRPLIPVPRRKSDDPPPNFVVLAPRDGSAAFAGGTYEARLLLRAGVPHLYVGVVEEFGIIGPLVIPGRSACGHCLVLRREDEDAAWPRVLAQLADNGPGRARTPACDTALATAVAGLAALHVQVYLDGGRPPSVDGWCEVSAGDGMPRRLRLRGHPDCGCLWQPLPPG
- a CDS encoding WhiB family transcriptional regulator, translating into MSTVITPPIPSVPPTSQITKADQADPPEVPFMQLNSIEQAEALGLPIPCRAFDPEVFFAETPADVEYAKSLCGTCPVKEACLAGALERREPWGVWGGELFVQGVVVARKRPRGRPRKTEVMA
- a CDS encoding dihydrofolate reductase family protein — protein: MRIVISEFISLDGVVQAPGAPQEDTDGGFAHGGWSHRFFDPETLGPFINEAMSTADALLFGRRTWQTMAAAWPDRAGDPLADQMNSIKKYVVSDTLDEADLTWANSTLVPGTAAVEWVRQRREAAGGDLLIMGSPTLVRTLLSEDLVDELRLMVMPVLLGGGKSLFPTDGVRRTLELASTAIAKTGVHAATYRRAVEADAPGTTA